The Streptomyces sp. NBC_01268 genome window below encodes:
- the qcrA gene encoding cytochrome bc1 complex Rieske iron-sulfur subunit, whose amino-acid sequence MSTQENPEENLPSEQGTAHGAVKVVDDPFADPGLPPHKPRIQDIDERAARRSERAVAFMFTLSMLATIGFIASYVIFPVDKIVYIWPFGRVSALNFSLGLTLGAALFFIGAGAVHWARTLMSDVEVADERHPMAATPEVKAKVMADFAAGAAESGFGRRKLIRNTLFGALAMVPLSGIVLLRDMGPLPEKKLRSTLWAKGKLLVNMNTHEPLRPEDVAVGSLTFAMPEGLSEHDEHFQTEIAKAALMIVRIQPEDIKDKRELEWSHEGIVAFSKICTHVGCPISLYEQQTHHVLCPCHQSTFDLSDGARVIFGPAGHALPQLRIGVNDKGFLEAHGDFDEPVGPAFWERG is encoded by the coding sequence ATGAGTACCCAAGAGAATCCAGAAGAGAACCTGCCGTCCGAGCAGGGCACCGCGCACGGCGCGGTGAAGGTCGTCGACGACCCGTTCGCCGACCCGGGCCTCCCGCCCCACAAGCCGCGCATCCAGGACATCGACGAGCGGGCCGCCCGGCGGTCCGAGCGTGCGGTCGCCTTCATGTTCACGCTGTCGATGCTGGCCACGATCGGCTTCATCGCCTCGTACGTGATCTTCCCGGTGGACAAGATCGTGTACATCTGGCCCTTCGGCCGGGTGTCCGCGCTCAACTTCTCCCTGGGTCTGACCCTCGGTGCGGCCCTGTTCTTCATCGGCGCGGGCGCGGTCCACTGGGCCCGCACCCTGATGTCCGACGTCGAGGTCGCCGACGAGCGTCACCCGATGGCGGCCACGCCCGAGGTCAAGGCCAAGGTCATGGCGGACTTCGCGGCCGGTGCCGCCGAGTCCGGCTTCGGCCGGCGCAAGCTGATCCGCAACACGCTGTTCGGCGCGCTGGCCATGGTGCCGCTCTCCGGCATCGTGCTGCTGCGTGACATGGGCCCGCTGCCCGAGAAGAAGCTCCGCTCCACCCTGTGGGCCAAGGGCAAGCTGCTCGTCAACATGAACACGCACGAGCCGCTGCGTCCCGAGGACGTCGCGGTCGGTTCGCTGACCTTCGCGATGCCCGAGGGCCTCTCGGAGCACGACGAGCACTTCCAGACCGAGATCGCCAAGGCCGCCCTGATGATCGTCCGCATCCAGCCGGAGGACATCAAGGACAAGCGCGAGCTCGAGTGGTCGCACGAGGGCATCGTCGCCTTCTCGAAGATCTGCACCCACGTCGGCTGCCCGATCTCTCTGTACGAGCAGCAGACGCACCACGTGCTCTGCCCGTGCCACCAGTCCACCTTCGACCTGTCCGACGGCGCCCGTGTCATCTTCGGCCCGGCCGGCCACGCCCTCCCGCAGCTGCGGATCGGCGTGAACGACAAGGGCTTCCTGGAGGCGCACGGCGACTTCGATGAGCCCGTCGGTCCCGCCTTCTGGGAGCGCGGATGA
- the qcrC gene encoding cytochrome bc1 complex diheme cytochrome c subunit, giving the protein MKKLSARRRHPLAAVVVLLLALAATGGLYAAFAPAGTAKADETAQSLAIEEGKKLYAVGCASCHGTGGQGTSDGPSLVGVGSAAVDFQVGTGRMPAQQPGAQVPKKKVIYTQAEIDQLAAYVASLGAGPIVPTEGQYSPDGADIAKGGELFRSNCAQCHNFTGEGGALTYGKYAPNLEGVSPKHLYEAMQTGPQNMPSFPDTTMPEKQKKDIIAYVQAVNSDKADNPGGLKLGGLGPVSEGLFAWVFGLGALIAVAIWVAAHTAKAKKS; this is encoded by the coding sequence GTGAAAAAGCTCTCCGCACGACGACGCCATCCGCTGGCGGCGGTCGTCGTCCTACTTCTCGCGCTGGCGGCAACTGGGGGGCTGTACGCCGCGTTCGCGCCCGCGGGCACCGCGAAGGCCGACGAAACCGCCCAGTCCCTCGCCATCGAGGAGGGCAAGAAGCTCTACGCCGTAGGCTGCGCCAGCTGCCACGGGACCGGCGGTCAGGGCACCTCTGACGGTCCGTCCCTGGTCGGCGTGGGCTCGGCGGCCGTGGACTTCCAGGTCGGCACGGGCCGTATGCCGGCCCAGCAGCCGGGCGCCCAGGTCCCGAAGAAGAAGGTCATCTACACGCAGGCTGAGATCGATCAGCTCGCGGCGTACGTGGCTTCCCTCGGTGCCGGCCCGATCGTGCCGACCGAAGGCCAGTACAGCCCTGACGGCGCCGACATCGCCAAGGGCGGCGAGCTGTTCCGCTCCAACTGCGCCCAGTGCCACAACTTCACCGGTGAGGGTGGCGCGCTGACCTACGGCAAGTACGCCCCGAACCTCGAAGGCGTCAGCCCGAAGCACCTCTACGAGGCCATGCAGACCGGCCCGCAGAACATGCCCTCCTTCCCCGACACGACCATGCCGGAGAAGCAGAAGAAGGACATCATCGCCTACGTCCAGGCCGTCAACAGCGACAAGGCCGACAACCCGGGTGGTCTCAAGCTGGGTGGCCTCGGCCCCGTCAGCGAGGGTCTGTTCGCGTGGGTCTTCGGTCTGGGCGCGCTGATCGCAGTTGCCATCTGGGTCGCGGCCCACACCGCTAAGGCCAAGAAGTCATGA
- the ctaE gene encoding aa3-type cytochrome oxidase subunit III: MSVVATVTTVETGHAHPSVNRPNLTSVGTIIWLSSELMFFAALFAMYFTLRSVMGAEFWTEKASALNLPFSATNTTILVLSSLTCQLGVFAAERGDVKKLRTWFIITFVMGAIFIGGQVFEYTELVKEDGLSLSSDPYGTVFYLTTGFHGLHVTGGLIAFLLVLGRTYAAKRFTHEQATAAIVVSYYWHFVDVVWIGLFATIYLIK; encoded by the coding sequence ATGTCGGTCGTGGCGACAGTAACGACAGTAGAAACCGGGCACGCGCACCCGTCGGTCAATCGACCGAACCTCACCAGCGTCGGAACCATCATCTGGTTGAGCTCCGAGCTGATGTTCTTCGCGGCCCTCTTCGCGATGTACTTCACCCTGCGATCCGTGATGGGCGCCGAGTTCTGGACGGAAAAGGCCTCGGCCTTGAACCTCCCGTTCTCGGCGACGAACACCACGATCCTGGTGCTCTCCTCACTCACCTGCCAGCTCGGCGTCTTCGCCGCGGAGCGGGGCGACGTGAAGAAGCTCCGGACGTGGTTCATCATCACGTTCGTGATGGGCGCGATCTTCATTGGCGGCCAGGTCTTCGAGTACACCGAGCTGGTCAAGGAGGACGGCCTCTCGCTGTCCTCGGACCCGTACGGCACGGTGTTCTACCTGACCACCGGCTTCCACGGCCTGCACGTGACGGGCGGTCTCATCGCCTTCCTGCTGGTCCTGGGCCGGACGTACGCCGCCAAGAGGTTCACTCACGAGCAGGCAACCGCCGCCATCGTCGTGTCCTACTACTGGCACTTCGTCGATGTCGTCTGGATCGGCCTCTTCGCCACGATCTACTTGATCAAGTAA
- a CDS encoding L,D-transpeptidase, whose protein sequence is MNDTPRIRTVLSCTLLALTVTAGATACAGSGNHPLSAKPYDAADEIAFNAPEEGKKADPEKPLEITAKGDDGRITDVTALDESGHHLAGELTADGRKWRSTAALAAGARYTVQVATEDGDGAPGARTFTFETAPAKRALTVAFGPQAGTYGVGQPITADLSLPVKDKAARAIVERALKVRSTPAVEGSWYWVDDKKLHFRPKEYWPTGAVVTATGNLAGLKVGDKLYGGDSKPLKLTIGDRIEAVADAGSHYMTVRRNGEVINTIPVTTGKPGFSTRNGIKVVLGKEYYVRMRGTSIGISEGSSDSYDLPVYYATRVTWSGEYVHAAPWSVGSQGVENVSHGCVGMSTGNAAWFYENVRPGDIVRVVNSEGEMMDTFGNGFGDWNLDWAKWRKGSALVADSSDPAATVDAKARLRPSL, encoded by the coding sequence ATGAACGACACGCCGCGCATTCGGACTGTTCTGAGCTGCACTCTTCTGGCCCTCACCGTCACCGCGGGCGCCACCGCGTGCGCGGGCTCCGGAAACCATCCGCTCTCGGCGAAGCCCTACGACGCGGCGGACGAGATCGCCTTCAACGCCCCCGAGGAGGGCAAGAAGGCCGACCCCGAGAAGCCGCTGGAGATCACGGCCAAGGGCGACGACGGGCGGATCACCGACGTCACCGCCCTGGACGAGTCGGGCCACCACCTGGCCGGCGAGCTCACCGCGGACGGGCGCAAGTGGCGCTCCACCGCCGCGCTGGCGGCCGGCGCCCGGTACACCGTCCAGGTGGCCACGGAGGACGGGGACGGCGCCCCTGGGGCCCGTACGTTCACCTTCGAGACGGCTCCGGCCAAACGGGCCCTCACCGTCGCCTTCGGCCCGCAGGCGGGCACGTACGGCGTCGGTCAGCCGATCACCGCCGACCTGAGCCTCCCGGTCAAGGACAAGGCGGCCCGCGCGATCGTGGAACGGGCCCTCAAGGTCCGCTCGACGCCCGCCGTGGAGGGCTCCTGGTACTGGGTGGACGACAAGAAGCTGCACTTCCGCCCGAAGGAGTACTGGCCCACGGGCGCCGTCGTCACCGCCACCGGCAACCTGGCCGGTCTCAAGGTCGGCGACAAGCTCTACGGAGGCGACTCCAAGCCGCTCAAGCTGACCATCGGCGACCGGATCGAGGCCGTCGCCGACGCCGGCTCGCACTACATGACGGTGCGGCGCAACGGAGAAGTGATCAACACCATTCCGGTGACCACCGGAAAACCGGGCTTCTCCACCCGTAACGGGATCAAAGTGGTGCTCGGCAAGGAGTACTACGTCCGGATGCGGGGCACCAGCATCGGCATCTCGGAGGGCAGCTCCGACTCGTACGACCTGCCCGTCTACTACGCGACACGGGTGACGTGGAGCGGCGAGTACGTGCACGCCGCGCCGTGGTCCGTCGGCTCCCAGGGGGTCGAGAACGTCAGCCACGGCTGTGTCGGCATGTCGACAGGGAACGCCGCCTGGTTCTACGAGAACGTGCGCCCGGGGGACATCGTCCGCGTCGTCAACAGCGAGGGCGAGATGATGGACACCTTCGGCAACGGCTTCGGCGACTGGAACCTGGACTGGGCCAAGTGGCGCAAGGGCAGCGCCCTGGTGGCGGACTCCTCCGATCCGGCCGCCACCGTGGACGCCAAGGCCCGGCTCAGGCCCTCCCTGTAG
- a CDS encoding cytochrome c oxidase subunit 4, producing the protein MKIQGKMFIWLSVFVLAMAILYGVWSKEPVGTTALFLAFGLCIMIGYYLAFTARRVDAMAQDEKEADVADEAGEVGFFAPHSWQPLSLAIGGALAFLAIAMGWWILYFSAPLILVGIFGWVFEFYRGENQNQ; encoded by the coding sequence GTGAAGATCCAGGGCAAGATGTTCATCTGGCTGAGCGTCTTCGTCCTCGCCATGGCGATCCTCTATGGCGTGTGGTCGAAGGAGCCGGTCGGCACGACGGCGCTGTTCCTGGCGTTCGGTCTCTGCATCATGATCGGCTACTACCTGGCCTTCACGGCCCGGCGGGTCGACGCCATGGCGCAGGACGAGAAGGAGGCCGACGTCGCGGACGAGGCCGGCGAGGTGGGCTTCTTCGCCCCCCACAGCTGGCAGCCGCTCTCGCTGGCCATCGGCGGTGCGCTCGCCTTCCTCGCCATCGCGATGGGCTGGTGGATCCTGTACTTCTCCGCCCCGTTGATCCTGGTCGGCATCTTCGGCTGGGTCTTCGAGTTCTACCGCGGTGAGAACCAGAACCAGTAG
- the ctaD gene encoding aa3-type cytochrome oxidase subunit I, producing the protein MSILNEPHGSAAAEDSYENELPVRRKQPGNVVVKWLTTTDHKTIGTMYLVTSFVFFIIGGLMALFMRAELARPGTQIMSNEQFNQAFTMHGTIMLLMFATPLFAGFANWIMPLQIGAPDVAFPRLNMFAYWLYLFGSIIAVAGFLTPQGAADFGWFAYSPLSDAVRSPGVGADMWIMGLAFSGFGTILGSVNFITTIICMRAPGMTMFRMPIFTWNVLLTGVLVLLAFPVLAAALFALEADRKFGAHVFDAANGGALLWQHLFWFFGHPEVYIIALPFFGIISEVIPVFSRKPMFGYIGLVAATIAIAGLSVTVWAHHMYVTGGVLLPFFSFMTFLIAVPTGVKFFNWIGTMWKGSLSFETPMLWAVGFLITFTFGGLTGVILASPPMDFHVSDSYFVVAHFHYVIFGTVVFAMFSGFHFWWPKFTGKMLDERLGKMTFWTLFVGFHGTFLVQHWLGAEGMPRRYADYLDADGFTALNTISTISSFLLGLSMLPFFYNVWKTAKYGKKIEVDDPWGYGRSLEWATSCPPPRHNFLTLPRIRSESPAFDLHHPEIAALDQLENKGHEVAALTGGKETGK; encoded by the coding sequence GTGAGCATCCTCAACGAACCCCACGGCTCGGCCGCGGCTGAGGACTCGTACGAGAACGAGCTCCCGGTCCGCCGCAAGCAGCCCGGCAACGTCGTGGTGAAGTGGCTTACCACCACCGACCACAAGACGATCGGCACCATGTACCTGGTGACGTCGTTCGTGTTCTTCATCATCGGCGGTCTGATGGCGCTCTTCATGCGCGCCGAGCTTGCCCGTCCGGGCACGCAGATCATGTCGAACGAGCAGTTCAACCAGGCGTTCACCATGCATGGCACGATCATGCTGCTGATGTTCGCCACCCCGCTCTTCGCGGGCTTCGCGAACTGGATCATGCCGCTGCAGATCGGCGCGCCCGACGTGGCGTTCCCGCGGCTGAACATGTTCGCCTACTGGCTGTACCTGTTCGGCTCGATCATCGCGGTGGCCGGCTTCCTCACCCCGCAGGGTGCGGCCGACTTCGGCTGGTTCGCCTACTCCCCGCTGTCGGACGCGGTCCGCTCGCCGGGCGTCGGCGCCGACATGTGGATCATGGGTCTGGCCTTCTCCGGCTTCGGCACGATCCTCGGCTCGGTCAACTTCATCACCACGATCATCTGCATGCGCGCTCCGGGCATGACGATGTTCCGCATGCCGATCTTCACCTGGAACGTGCTGCTGACCGGTGTCCTGGTCCTGCTCGCCTTCCCGGTCCTGGCGGCCGCGCTGTTCGCCCTGGAGGCGGACCGCAAGTTCGGTGCCCACGTCTTCGACGCGGCCAACGGCGGAGCGCTGCTCTGGCAACACCTCTTCTGGTTCTTCGGACACCCAGAGGTGTACATCATCGCCTTGCCCTTCTTCGGCATCATCTCCGAGGTCATCCCGGTCTTCAGCCGCAAGCCGATGTTCGGCTACATCGGTCTGGTGGCCGCGACCATCGCGATCGCGGGTCTGTCCGTGACCGTGTGGGCGCACCACATGTACGTCACCGGTGGCGTGCTCCTGCCGTTCTTCTCCTTCATGACGTTCCTCATCGCCGTACCGACCGGCGTGAAGTTCTTCAACTGGATCGGCACGATGTGGAAGGGCTCGCTGTCCTTCGAGACCCCGATGCTCTGGGCCGTCGGCTTCCTGATCACCTTCACCTTCGGTGGTCTGACCGGCGTCATCCTGGCCTCGCCGCCGATGGACTTCCACGTCTCCGACTCGTACTTCGTCGTCGCGCACTTCCACTACGTCATCTTCGGCACCGTGGTCTTCGCGATGTTCTCCGGCTTCCACTTCTGGTGGCCGAAGTTCACCGGCAAGATGCTGGACGAGCGGCTCGGCAAGATGACCTTCTGGACGCTGTTCGTGGGCTTCCACGGCACGTTCCTGGTCCAGCACTGGCTGGGTGCCGAGGGCATGCCGCGTCGTTACGCGGACTACCTCGACGCCGACGGCTTCACGGCGCTGAACACCATCTCGACGATCTCGTCGTTCCTGCTCGGCCTGTCGATGCTGCCGTTCTTCTACAACGTGTGGAAGACCGCCAAGTACGGCAAGAAGATCGAGGTCGACGACCCGTGGGGCTACGGCCGTTCGCTCGAGTGGGCGACGTCCTGCCCGCCGCCGCGGCACAACTTCCTCACCCTGCCGCGGATCCGTTCCGAATCCCCGGCGTTCGACCTGCACCACCCTGAGATCGCGGCTCTCGACCAGCTCGAGAACAAGGGTCACGAGGTGGCGGCGCTCACCGGCGGCAAGGAGACCGGCAAGTGA
- the ctaC gene encoding aa3-type cytochrome oxidase subunit II gives MSPNGSDRSSRRPMRRKLPQVLTAGLILATATGCSYNWEDFPRLGMPTPVTEEAPRILSLWQGSWAAALITGVLVWGLILWATIFHRRSRTKVEVPPQTRYNMPIEALYTVTPLIIVSVLFYFTARDESKLLELSPKPAHTVNVVGYQWSWGFNYVEDVPGVKGNAKTDINLAAIPDKYKDAFPANAGGVYDAGIPGDRNPQTGNPGPTLWLPKGERVRFVLTSRDVIHSFWVVPFLMKQDVIPGHTNAFEVIPTQEGTFLGKCAELCGVDHSRMLFNVKVVSPERYQQHLKELAEKGQTGYIPSGIEQTDPARNAETNKL, from the coding sequence GTGAGTCCCAACGGCTCCGACCGCTCGTCGCGGCGCCCGATGCGGCGGAAGCTGCCGCAGGTGCTGACTGCGGGCCTGATCCTGGCCACAGCCACCGGCTGCTCGTACAACTGGGAAGACTTCCCCCGCCTTGGCATGCCCACCCCGGTGACGGAAGAGGCGCCTCGGATCCTCTCCCTCTGGCAGGGCTCGTGGGCGGCAGCGCTCATCACGGGCGTGCTGGTGTGGGGTCTGATCCTGTGGGCGACCATCTTCCACCGGCGCAGCCGCACCAAGGTGGAGGTACCCCCGCAGACCCGGTACAACATGCCCATCGAGGCGCTGTACACGGTCACCCCGCTCATCATCGTCTCGGTGCTCTTCTACTTCACCGCACGCGACGAGTCGAAGCTCCTCGAGCTCTCCCCGAAGCCGGCCCACACCGTGAACGTGGTCGGCTACCAGTGGAGCTGGGGCTTCAACTACGTCGAGGACGTGCCCGGTGTGAAGGGCAACGCGAAGACGGACATCAACCTCGCGGCCATTCCGGACAAGTACAAGGACGCGTTCCCCGCGAACGCGGGCGGCGTCTACGACGCCGGCATCCCCGGTGACCGGAACCCGCAGACCGGCAACCCCGGTCCGACCCTGTGGCTGCCCAAGGGCGAGAGGGTCCGGTTCGTCCTGACCTCCCGCGACGTCATCCACTCCTTCTGGGTTGTCCCCTTCCTCATGAAGCAGGACGTCATCCCCGGTCACACCAACGCCTTCGAGGTCATCCCGACCCAGGAGGGCACGTTCCTCGGCAAGTGCGCCGAGCTGTGCGGTGTCGACCACTCCCGGATGCTCTTCAACGTCAAGGTGGTCTCTCCGGAGCGCTACCAGCAGCACCTGAAGGAGCTGGCGGAGAAGGGGCAGACCGGCTACATCCCGTCTGGCATCGAGCAGACGGACCCGGCCAGGAATGCGGAGACGAACAAGCTGTGA
- a CDS encoding cysteine desulfurase/sulfurtransferase TusA family protein: MPYFDTASAAPLHPVARQALLASLDEGWADPARLHREGRRARMLLDAAREAAAEAVGCRPDELVFTPSGTRAVHAGISGALAGRRRVGDRLVVSAVEHSCVLHAGEAHAAAGGSMAEVPVERSGAVDPEVFAATLDARTALACLQSANHEVGTEQPVAEVAEACRAAGVPLLVDAAQSLGWGPVPEGWSLLAASAHKWGGPAGVGLLAVRKGVRFAPQGPADERESGRAPGFENLPAIVAAAASLRAVRAEAAAEAARLRALVDRIRVRVPELVPDVEVVGDPVRRLPHLVTFSCLYVDGEALLHELDREGFSVSSGSSCTSSTLTPSHVLRAMGVLSEGNVRVSLPAGTSEEDVDRFLAVLPGAVASVRDRLGAPEPAAAPSGAAGTRVVDALGKRCPIPVIELAKVFGSVPVGGTVTVLSDDEAARLDIPAWCEMRGQEYVGEEPSPKGGTAYVVRRVS, translated from the coding sequence ATGCCGTACTTCGACACCGCCTCCGCCGCCCCGTTGCACCCCGTCGCCCGCCAGGCGCTGCTCGCCTCCCTGGACGAGGGGTGGGCCGATCCGGCCCGGCTCCACCGGGAGGGGCGGCGGGCCCGGATGCTGCTGGACGCGGCCCGGGAGGCCGCGGCGGAGGCCGTGGGGTGCCGTCCGGACGAGCTCGTCTTCACTCCTTCGGGGACGCGCGCGGTTCACGCCGGGATCTCCGGGGCGCTCGCCGGGCGTCGGCGTGTCGGGGACCGCCTGGTGGTCTCGGCGGTCGAGCACTCCTGTGTGCTGCACGCGGGAGAGGCGCACGCGGCGGCGGGCGGCTCGATGGCCGAGGTGCCGGTGGAGCGGTCGGGCGCGGTGGACCCGGAGGTCTTCGCGGCGACGCTGGACGCGCGGACGGCCCTGGCCTGCCTGCAGTCCGCCAACCACGAGGTGGGCACCGAGCAGCCGGTGGCCGAGGTGGCGGAGGCCTGCCGGGCGGCCGGGGTGCCGCTGCTCGTGGACGCGGCGCAGTCGCTCGGCTGGGGGCCGGTGCCGGAGGGCTGGTCACTGCTGGCGGCGAGCGCCCACAAGTGGGGCGGCCCGGCGGGCGTCGGGCTGCTCGCGGTGCGCAAGGGGGTGCGGTTCGCCCCGCAAGGCCCGGCCGACGAGCGGGAGTCGGGGCGGGCGCCCGGCTTCGAGAACCTGCCGGCGATCGTGGCGGCGGCGGCCTCACTGCGGGCGGTGCGGGCGGAGGCGGCGGCCGAGGCGGCGCGGCTGCGGGCCCTGGTGGACCGGATCCGGGTGCGGGTGCCGGAGCTGGTGCCGGACGTGGAGGTGGTGGGCGATCCGGTGCGGCGGCTGCCGCACCTGGTGACCTTCTCCTGTCTCTATGTCGACGGGGAGGCGTTGCTGCACGAGCTGGACCGGGAGGGTTTCTCCGTTTCGTCCGGTTCGTCGTGCACGAGTTCGACGCTGACACCCAGCCATGTGCTGCGGGCGATGGGGGTGCTGAGCGAGGGCAACGTCCGGGTGTCGCTGCCGGCGGGCACCTCCGAGGAGGACGTCGACCGCTTCCTCGCGGTGCTGCCGGGCGCGGTCGCCTCGGTACGGGACCGGCTCGGGGCACCGGAGCCCGCGGCGGCGCCCTCCGGCGCGGCCGGCACGCGGGTGGTGGACGCCCTCGGCAAGCGCTGCCCGATCCCGGTGATCGAACTCGCGAAGGTGTTCGGGTCGGTACCGGTGGGCGGCACGGTGACGGTCCTGTCGGACGACGAGGCGGCCCGTCTCGACATCCCGGCCTGGTGTGAGATGCGCGGGCAGGAGTACGTGGGCGAGGAGCCGTCGCCGAAGGGCGGCACGGCGTACGTGGTGCGGCGGGTGTCCTGA
- a CDS encoding carbohydrate kinase family protein: MRIAVTGSIATDHLMTFPGRFADQLVADQLHTVSLSFLVDNLDIRRGGVGPNICFGMGQLGGSPILVGAAGYDFDEYRGWLDRHGVDTGSVRISEVLHTARFVCTTDSDHNQIGSFYTGAMSEARLIELKAVADRVGGLDLVLIGADDPEAMLRHTEECRTREIPFAADFSQQIARMGGEEIRTLLDGATYLFSNEYEKGLIESKTGWTEQEILERVGHRVTTLGSRGVRIERVGEPAIEVGCPEEDAKVDPTGVGDAFRAGFLTGLSWGVGLERAAQVGCMLATLVIETLGTQEYTLRRTNFMDRFTKAYGDEAAAEVQAHLS; the protein is encoded by the coding sequence GTGCGTATCGCAGTCACCGGCTCCATCGCCACCGACCACCTCATGACCTTCCCGGGCCGGTTCGCCGACCAGCTCGTGGCGGACCAGCTCCACACGGTCTCCCTCTCCTTCCTGGTCGACAACCTCGACATCCGGCGCGGCGGCGTCGGCCCCAACATCTGCTTCGGCATGGGCCAGCTCGGCGGCAGCCCGATCCTCGTCGGCGCGGCGGGGTACGACTTCGACGAGTACCGCGGCTGGCTCGACCGCCACGGCGTCGACACCGGCTCGGTGCGCATCTCCGAGGTCCTGCACACCGCCCGCTTCGTGTGCACCACGGACAGCGACCACAACCAGATCGGCTCGTTCTACACCGGCGCCATGAGCGAGGCCCGGCTGATCGAGCTGAAGGCCGTCGCCGACCGCGTGGGCGGCCTCGACCTGGTGCTGATCGGCGCCGACGACCCCGAGGCGATGCTGCGCCACACCGAGGAGTGCCGCACCCGCGAGATCCCCTTCGCGGCCGACTTCTCGCAGCAGATCGCGCGCATGGGCGGCGAGGAGATCCGCACCCTCCTCGACGGGGCGACCTACCTCTTCTCCAACGAGTACGAGAAGGGCCTCATCGAGTCCAAGACGGGCTGGACCGAGCAGGAGATCCTGGAGCGCGTCGGCCACCGGGTCACCACCCTCGGCTCCCGCGGCGTGCGCATCGAGCGCGTCGGCGAGCCGGCCATCGAGGTCGGCTGCCCGGAGGAGGACGCCAAGGTCGACCCGACCGGTGTCGGCGACGCCTTCCGGGCCGGCTTCCTGACCGGCCTGTCCTGGGGCGTCGGCCTGGAGCGCGCCGCCCAGGTCGGCTGCATGCTAGCCACCCTGGTGATCGAGACCCTGGGCACGCAGGAGTACACGCTGCGCCGCACCAACTTCATGGACCGCTTCACCAAGGCCTACGGAGACGAGGCCGCCGCCGAGGTCCAGGCGCACCTCTCCTGA
- a CDS encoding HesB/IscA family protein, protein MSVSDEKTTVSDGILLSDAAAGKVKALLEQEGRDDLALRVAVQPGGCSGLRYQLFFDERSLDGDVVKDFDGVKVVTDRMSAPYLGGASIDFVDTIEKQGFTIDNPNATGSCACGDSFS, encoded by the coding sequence ATGTCCGTATCGGACGAGAAGACCACTGTCAGCGACGGCATCCTCCTGTCCGACGCCGCCGCGGGGAAGGTCAAGGCCCTCCTCGAGCAGGAAGGCCGCGACGACCTCGCGCTGCGCGTCGCCGTTCAGCCCGGTGGCTGCTCCGGCCTGCGCTACCAGCTGTTCTTCGACGAGCGCTCGCTCGACGGCGACGTCGTCAAGGACTTCGACGGCGTCAAGGTCGTCACCGACCGCATGAGCGCCCCCTACCTCGGTGGCGCCTCCATCGACTTCGTCGACACCATCGAGAAGCAGGGCTTCACGATCGACAACCCCAACGCCACGGGTTCCTGCGCCTGCGGCGACAGCTTCAGCTAA